GTTTTCAGGGTTACTTGGATCTACAAAATGCACTTTAATTCCCAGTTTTTTAAACGTGACATTCAATAAATTGTAGGTACCACCATATAAATTAGAGGAGGCAACAATTTCATCACCAGTTTCTACGATGTTTAACAAAGCTAAATGTATGGCAGCTTGACCAGATGATGTTGCTAATGCACCTACACCACCCTCTAATGCAGTTAGACGTTCCTCTAAAACATTTTGAGTTGGATTCATGATACGCGTATATATATTGCCATTTTCTGCTAGTGAAAATAGAGATTGAGCATGATTAGTGTCATCAAATGTGTAACTTGATGTTTGGTAAATCGGAACTGCGCGTGATTTTGAAAAGTCATCGACCTCTTGTCCAGCATGTATTGATAGTGTATCTAAATGCCATTTTTGTTCACTCATTATAAGGCACTCCTTTTAGTAAGAATTTTCTGATAATTATAACTATACTATTTGCTTTTTTATAAATCAATATATCTTATTAAAAAGATAAGAATTAATGGTCTGATTGGTTGCTATTATTTGTAAACCTATTGTATAATACATATCGATTAAATAGGAATTGAATTGTATTTATTAGGTTTTGTACTTAACAGATGGAAGAGCAAATTCAAATAGAGATACAAAGGAGAATTTATAATGAACAAAAAGACTCAATTAATACATGGTGGTCATACAACAGACGATTACACTGGCGCCGTGACGACACCGATTTATCAAACTAGTACTTATATGCAAGACGGCATTGGTGATTTAAGACAAGGGTATGAATATTCACGTTCGGCTAATCCAACACGTTCTTCCTTAGAAAGTGTTATTGCAGAATTAGAACAAGGTAACTATGGCTTTGCTTTTGGTTCTGGTATGGCTGCGATTACAGCAGTTATTATGTTATTAGATGAAGGTGATCATCTATTAATTAACTCAGATGTTTATGGTGGTACTTATCGTGCCTTAACGAAAGTATTTACGCGCTACGGTATTAAAGTTGATTTTATAGATACGACACATGCCGATCAAATCGAACAACACATTACACCGCAAACTAAAATGCTTTATATTGAAACACCTTCAAATCCATTATTGCGTGTTACAGATATAAAAGCAGCTGTAGATATTGCCAACAAAAATGATTTAATTTCTGTAGTAGATAATACGTTTATGACACCTTATTTCCAAAATCCTTTAGCGATTGGTGTAGATATCGTGTTACATTCGGCTACGAAATATATTGGTGGTCATAGTGATGTTGTAGCAGGATTAGTTGCGACAAAACGTGATGATTTAGCTGAACGTATCGGCTTTATTCAAAATTCAACTGGTGGTGTATTAGGGCCTCAAGATAGCTATTTATTAATTAGAGGCATTAAAACATTAGGCTTAAGAATGGATCAAATTCAACGTAATACGTTAGCTATTATTGAAATGTTACAAAATCACGTTGCAGTTAACAATGTATTCCATCCGAGTATTCCTAGTCATTTAAATCATGATATTCATGAAAACCAAACTTCTGGTCATACTGGCGTAGTTGCTTTTGAGGTTGCAGATATAGAGAAAGCTAAAGAGGTCATCAAACAATCGCAATACTTTACTTTAGCTGAAAGTTTAGGCGCTGTTGAAAGTTTAATTTCAGTACCGGCACTTATGACTCATGCATCAATTCCAAAAGATGTTCGTGAAAAAGAAGGTATTGCAGATGGCTTAATTCGTCTGTCAGTTGGTATTGAGGACACAGAAGATTTAGTACAAGATCTACAACAAGCATTAGATGTAGTTAAATAATTTAATATATGTGTTTAATGGCGATACTGAAACTCTAAGTTTTAGTATCGCTTTTTTGTATTGACAAAGAACCGAAAAAGAGTAATATGTAAATAAAGTGAGTGGTCACTCATTTTATTGGCGTGAGGAGGAATACTTTATGATAGAGGTAAAAAATGTAAGTAAATCCTTTGGTAAACAACAAGTGTTGGATGATATTTCTATATCATTTAATGCTGGTGAAGTTGTGGGACTAATTGGTCCTTCAGGTACTGGAAAGACGACGTTAATACAGTGTATTTTAGGCATGGAGAAAACTGATGGTGGGCAAGTTACTATTCAAGAACATTCAATGCCGAATAGAAAGATATTAGCAAATATTGGTTATATGGCTCAAAATGATGCTTTATATAATGATTTAACTGGACGTGAAAATTTAACGTTTTTCGCAAGAATTTATATACGCAACAAAGAAGATATTAAAAAACGTGTGAACGTATGTAGTTCAATGGTTCAATTAGACAATGATTTGGATAAAAAAGTCGAAATGTATTCTGGTGGAATGAAACGACGGTTATCTTTAGCGATTAGCTTTTTGCAAAATCCTAATATCCTTATATTAGACGAGCCTACAGTAGGCATTGATCCTAAATTACGTCAGGCGATTTGGAAGGATTTAACTAAAGCAAAGGCAGAAGATAAATGCATTATAGTGACAACGCATGTGTTAGATGAAGCTACACGCTGTGACAAGCTCGTATTAATGAACCAAGGAAAAATATTGGCAATGGGTACACCTGATGAAGTGAAAAAACAATATCATACAGATACGATTGAAGGCGTATTTCTTAATATGGAGGGATAATATGAATTCGTTGCACATAGCAGGACGTATTTTCAAACAGACGATTCGAGATGTAAGAACGTTAGCACTATTGCTTATTGCACCTATATTAATATTATCGCTATTATATTATATTTTTACAGTTGCCGATAATACTAATGGCGTAACAGTTGGCGTTCACGATGTACCAGATTCATTAATTACTGAATTACATGATAAAGATATTCACGTTAAAAATTATAATAATAACAATGATATAAACGATAAAATAAAAGACGACAAATTAACAGGATTTTTACACAGCGATGGGCACAAAATATCAGTGACTTATGCTAACGATAATCCTACACAAGCTGGAGAGTTAACAGGTGCAAATCAAAAGTGGTTAATGAGTCATAATATGAATGCCATGAAAGATAATACTAATAAATTGCATCAAGCGTTAACTAAAATACAACAAAAAATGCCTGGGGATGGGGGAAACACGACTCATCAAGATATGGCTAAACCGTATAAACTGACGGCGCATTATTTGTATGGTTCTTCAAATTCTACTTATTTTGATATGATAAACCCTATATTAATCGGATTCTTTGTCTTTTTCTTTACGTTTTTAATTTCCGGTATTGGACTATTAAAAGAGCGTACTTCAGGTACATTAGAACGCTTACTGGCCTCTCCGATAAAGCGCAGTGAAATTATTTTTGGTTACGTCTTCGGTTATGGTAGTTTCAGCGTTATTCAAACTGTAGTTGTCGTATTATATGCAATTTATATTCTACACATTAATTTAGTAGGTTCGATATGGTTCGTGCTATTAACAGCAATATTAACAGCACTTGTCGCTGTGACATTCGGTATATTATTATCTACCTTTGCTTCCTCAGAATTCCAAATGATTCAATTTATACCATTAGTCGTAGTACCACAAGTATTATTTGCAGGGATTATACCAATTGAATCAATGAATAAAGGGTTACAATACTTTTCGCATATCATGCCGTTATTCTATACCGGGCAAACAATGCAAAATATTATGATCAAGGGTTATGGATTCAACGATATTTACATTTATTTAATTGTGTTATTCGCATTTTTCATATGCTTATTGATTTTAAATATTATAGGCATGAAAAGATATAGAAAAGTTTAGGAGGTCAATATGAACCAAGATATTAAGTCATTAGTTGAAACCATTGTTCCTCAACTTGAATATTTAAGCGATAAACAAAGACGTGTCATAGAAAGTGCTATTGCATTATTTAGTGAACAAGGATTTGATAAAACGAGTACTAAAGAAATTGCGCAACGTGCAAACGTCGCAGAAGGAACGGTATTTAAGCAGTTTAAAAGTAAAAGAATGTTATTATACGCAGGCTTAATTCCAATTTTAAGAGACCATATCGCACCTGTAGCTGTTAAACAATTTACAGATGAATTAAACGAAACAACCCATTTTGATGCATTTATAAATTTATTTGTAGAAAACAGATCTCAATTCATTTATGACAACAGACGTATTCTTAAAGTCATCTTAAACGAAGCAATTACTAATGAAGATTTCCAAAATATATTAGTTAATATTTTTACCCATAAATTAACGAGTAAATTGAAAGATAAAATTGAATGGTTTATCAATAATGGTGACATGCGCAACGTTAAACCTGAGTTTTTTATACGTACGGTCATCGCACAAATTTTAAATTTAAATATCCCAATAATTGTAAATAATGACTATACCAAGGGTGAAAATTATCAGCAGTTTGCGTTATTCGTAAAAGAAGGATTATATAGAATGTTTAAGCATGAATAGACATCATGCAAAATATAAAATAAGAGGTTGAGAAATCGTAGCTTCTCAACCTCCTCTTATTTTATTAGTTTACTTTTTTGGAATTCCTATAACGTGACCTACTTGTTTAGGTATTTCAAACTGTGGTTGTTGTGAATAATAGTCAGCAATAGTTTGATAAACCTTGTCTGGAAATGGGGCACTCTTGCGTGTTTCATTGCTTACGCTAATCATCATGACTTCGTATGTAGCAATTTTTTCATCTTGCTCATTAAACATAACTAAAATAAGATGCGTACGTTTGGCATCAAAATCATAGATATAAGGTCTTACATAAAAAGAATCACCTAAACGTAGTTCTTTTAAAAAAGAAATGTGTGATTCTAAGCTAAAAACAGTTACTGGTAAATCTTCTCGTTCAAATTCGTAACCAACGGCGTTAAAAAAGTACACGACACAATCGCTAAAAATAGAATAATATTTAGCGTCATGCATGTGGTCATTATGATCTATCCAAGATGTTTCAACCGTAAAGTTATATTCAAATGTAGCAGTCATTCAAAGTCCTCCAATAAATTTCTCTTTTACGCAATCACTCAATAACTTTAGTTTATAACACTTCATTAGGTTGTGTATAGAATAATTGTTCGAAATGCACAATTTTTTAAAAAATTGAGACTCAAAGCGCACTTTGAATCTCAATAAGGGTAATTAATATTTTCTTAAAAAATGAGTTTCTCTGTTATAAGTAGTACGTACAATAAAATCTTGAACATGCGCTAATATCTTTTCGATAACTTGAGTTTTTAACGACAATATACGGATTGTTAAACCATGCGTAGCCAATTTGGTAATACCGAATCGGCAATCATATTGTTGTGCAACGTGTTTGATTTCATCGTAAATACTATCAATATATTTTTGTGTCACTTCCGGATGGATGAAATAACATGAACCAATATGTGTATAACCTTCCATGTAGCCAATATCACTCACATTATTTTGTTCAGGTGATAACAATAAATTGTCATAAGCTACAAGTTGATTATCTACGTATATTTCATTTAGCAAATGCATATATTTATAACTAAAGAGTGATTCATCTTGCGCATAACCTGGTGTTAAGATGTCGCTATAAAATAGCGAACCATGCATATCCAAATTAAAAATATTATGCTGATAAAATTTAGCATTTGCATAGGCAATTACCGGATCAGCGACATATTCTAGATAACCGTTGTTACCTATTGTAAAAGTTTGGTATTGTTCTACTCTATCATTTAACGTTTTATATATTTTAGTAGCACCTTGAGAAGTAAGCGTTACCGCTGCTTCGTCTTTCACAGTGAAGTCCATTTTATAACGGTCTCCATCCAAATAGCCGCCCCCAACGTTTACAATATAAAAAGTTGGAATATCGGACTGATTTAAATAGATAGGGCGCATAACTTTTAACGCCTTATCAAAGTAAATATCTCTTGCTACAGATTTACGTCCATTATTGAACACGGTTAACTCAAGTTGACCAGTCCATTGTTGTTGTGTCATTATGCTAATCCTTTTAAGAATACATCATTATCTATCCAAGAAAGCACATTTTCTAACCCTTCGTCAGTTTTAAGATTTGTAAATGCAAATGGACGATTTTTTCTAAATGTTTTAGTATCTTCAGCCATTTGGTCTAAAGATGCACCAACATATGGTGCT
The Staphylococcus kloosii genome window above contains:
- a CDS encoding thioesterase family protein, coding for MTATFEYNFTVETSWIDHNDHMHDAKYYSIFSDCVVYFFNAVGYEFEREDLPVTVFSLESHISFLKELRLGDSFYVRPYIYDFDAKRTHLILVMFNEQDEKIATYEVMMISVSNETRKSAPFPDKVYQTIADYYSQQPQFEIPKQVGHVIGIPKK
- a CDS encoding urease accessory protein UreD produces the protein MTQQQWTGQLELTVFNNGRKSVARDIYFDKALKVMRPIYLNQSDIPTFYIVNVGGGYLDGDRYKMDFTVKDEAAVTLTSQGATKIYKTLNDRVEQYQTFTIGNNGYLEYVADPVIAYANAKFYQHNIFNLDMHGSLFYSDILTPGYAQDESLFSYKYMHLLNEIYVDNQLVAYDNLLLSPEQNNVSDIGYMEGYTHIGSCYFIHPEVTQKYIDSIYDEIKHVAQQYDCRFGITKLATHGLTIRILSLKTQVIEKILAHVQDFIVRTTYNRETHFLRKY
- a CDS encoding TetR/AcrR family transcriptional regulator, encoding MNQDIKSLVETIVPQLEYLSDKQRRVIESAIALFSEQGFDKTSTKEIAQRANVAEGTVFKQFKSKRMLLYAGLIPILRDHIAPVAVKQFTDELNETTHFDAFINLFVENRSQFIYDNRRILKVILNEAITNEDFQNILVNIFTHKLTSKLKDKIEWFINNGDMRNVKPEFFIRTVIAQILNLNIPIIVNNDYTKGENYQQFALFVKEGLYRMFKHE
- a CDS encoding ABC transporter permease, producing MNSLHIAGRIFKQTIRDVRTLALLLIAPILILSLLYYIFTVADNTNGVTVGVHDVPDSLITELHDKDIHVKNYNNNNDINDKIKDDKLTGFLHSDGHKISVTYANDNPTQAGELTGANQKWLMSHNMNAMKDNTNKLHQALTKIQQKMPGDGGNTTHQDMAKPYKLTAHYLYGSSNSTYFDMINPILIGFFVFFFTFLISGIGLLKERTSGTLERLLASPIKRSEIIFGYVFGYGSFSVIQTVVVVLYAIYILHINLVGSIWFVLLTAILTALVAVTFGILLSTFASSEFQMIQFIPLVVVPQVLFAGIIPIESMNKGLQYFSHIMPLFYTGQTMQNIMIKGYGFNDIYIYLIVLFAFFICLLILNIIGMKRYRKV
- a CDS encoding bifunctional cystathionine gamma-lyase/homocysteine desulfhydrase yields the protein MNKKTQLIHGGHTTDDYTGAVTTPIYQTSTYMQDGIGDLRQGYEYSRSANPTRSSLESVIAELEQGNYGFAFGSGMAAITAVIMLLDEGDHLLINSDVYGGTYRALTKVFTRYGIKVDFIDTTHADQIEQHITPQTKMLYIETPSNPLLRVTDIKAAVDIANKNDLISVVDNTFMTPYFQNPLAIGVDIVLHSATKYIGGHSDVVAGLVATKRDDLAERIGFIQNSTGGVLGPQDSYLLIRGIKTLGLRMDQIQRNTLAIIEMLQNHVAVNNVFHPSIPSHLNHDIHENQTSGHTGVVAFEVADIEKAKEVIKQSQYFTLAESLGAVESLISVPALMTHASIPKDVREKEGIADGLIRLSVGIEDTEDLVQDLQQALDVVK
- a CDS encoding ABC transporter ATP-binding protein, encoding MIEVKNVSKSFGKQQVLDDISISFNAGEVVGLIGPSGTGKTTLIQCILGMEKTDGGQVTIQEHSMPNRKILANIGYMAQNDALYNDLTGRENLTFFARIYIRNKEDIKKRVNVCSSMVQLDNDLDKKVEMYSGGMKRRLSLAISFLQNPNILILDEPTVGIDPKLRQAIWKDLTKAKAEDKCIIVTTHVLDEATRCDKLVLMNQGKILAMGTPDEVKKQYHTDTIEGVFLNMEG